AAAAACAGAAATCGGGAAAACCCTGAAAGTAACCGTATGGCGGAACAAGCAGGAAGTAAACCTGTTTATTACGGTCAAGGAACGACCATAATCCCGTTTATTAGGACTTTAATTTTTATGTGTATTGGCGCTAGTCATAATAATGCCGGCGACCTCAGGGGAGTTCCGCCGGCATATTGTTGAAGAGGATACACTTTACAGAGCGATTTATTTCCAGTCTAGAATCAATGATTTTTGCGTTGGCGAGAGGCTCCCGAACTTCGGCATTGCTCCTGATTTTACCGATTCCTGGATCAATGCTTTCCGGCTACAAATCTCTTCCTTTGAGGGGAAATCCTTTGCATGACAAAGATTGCATTTGTCCTTGATAACGGCCACCAGCGCATCGTTCGGCGGTGTTACGCAGGCTTCTTTAGTGAATGTGGAAAGCTTTGCGGAACAGGCAAGCATCACCGCTCCCAGAAATAAAATCGAAATGAATACTACATGTCTTTTCATAATTTTTGTACTCCTTATAAATACATAGCAGGGAAGGATTGGGAAAATAATTTTCAAGATTATTTATCTTTTGTTTAGATTAGAAAGTATAAATTGGAAAGTGTCAATACAATAAAAATGGCCTCTATTTTTTATTGACAGAAAATTCCCGGCAAACAAAGATTTTTAAATTCTCATTTATTCAGCAAAAACAGTACGGTTTACCGGAGGATTATAATGATGAGGACATGGCAATACAGAAAAATCAATGGATATTCAATTTTCATGATAATGATTACAATATTCATTTTTTTCAATTCAGCCGCAAACGATGCATTGGCAGAAACAAAAGGTTGGGCCGCAAAAGTTGGGAAAGAGGTAATAACGATCGATGATCTCAACCGGTTCTACTATGCCCAGAATAAAATAACCATGGACGTGGAAAAAAATGAAGATGTCGACAGGCTGGCCGGTGATCCCGCTTATTCAGATTCGCACCCCTTCCTGAACAAGGAATATTTTCTTGATATCCTTATCAATGGAAAACTTGCCTACAATGCCGCACAGGAAGACAAGAAAATCGACAGGGATGAACTGAACACAATAATTGAACTTTCCCGCTACCAGGTTGTCATGCAGTATTTCTTCATGCAGAAACTCAGGAATACAATTGTTGTAACTGATAAGGAAATTGATGAATTCTACAAGACACATGAAGAGAGTTTAAAAAATTACCCTGCTGATGAGGGTAAAGACCTGTGCAGAAAATATATCCGGGACACAAAACTCAAGGAAGCGATACAAAAATATATCGATAACCTGAGAATGAAAACAAGCATAGACAAAGACGGTTTCAGGGAATACCTGTCCAGCCAGAAAAAATAAAACTGATTCAATCATGAAACTCTGAAAGAATTCCCGGCAGAGAAAACCTGTCAGGAATTCTTTTCAATCTCACCGATACTACAACTTATTGATATACCCCTTTTCTTTGAACCAATTGAGCGCCTTCTCTATTGATTGTCGAATGGGTGTCTGCGGCAAACCCAGTTCCTTCACAGCCTTTGAGCAGTCATACCATTCCTGAGACTTGCCTATCCTCACCTCCGATGCCGTGACCACGGGAGGTTTCTTTGTAAAAAAAGAGCCCAGCTCGAAAACATATCCAAGAGCCACGGCCAGGTGATACGGTATTTTTATCCGCGGCGCTTGCACGCCCGCAACATCGGCTATCAGCCTGAAATAGTCCGAAACGGTTAAATTTTCATTTCCAAAAAGATATCTCTCTCCCACTCTGCCTTTTTCCGCTGCAAGAATATGTCCCCGCGCCACGTCTTCGACATCGATGATATTGGTCCCCCCCTCGATGTAGCCCGGCATTTGACCCGTGGCAATGTCGATGATCATCTGACCTGACGGCGTCGGCTTGATATCGCGTACACCGATGACCAGGGTGGGATTAACAATGACAATCGGCAGTCCCAGGGAGACAAATTTTCTCGCCTCGATCTCGGCAAGATATTTGGATATGGAATAATGGTCCCCCGATTTCCAGTGATTAAATTCGGCATTTTCATCTACAGGGATGGGTCCATGGGCCCCCATCGTATTGTTGGTACTTGTATAAACAACTTTCTGTACACCGGCATCGAGCGCCGCCTTCATCGATACTTTTGTGCCTTCAACGTTAACTTCGTAAGGCAATTTTTTATCAGGTACCCAGTGGGCAAAAAAAGCCGCTGTATAATAAAGCGTATCGCAGCCCTTGAGGGCCTTTTTCATGGAATCACCGTCGCGTATGTCCCCAAAGGCCCTTTCTACGTCAAGCCCGTCAATGTTCCGCGTATCACTGGTTTCCCTTACAAGAACTTTAACCTCCTCGCCGTCCCTGAGCAGTTCCCTCACGATAGACGAACCCATGAACCCCGTTGCGCCGGTGACAAGTTTTTTCATTACTGGTTTATCCTCCGAAAAAAAAGTAGTAGCGAATTATTTCCCTGACGAGCCTCACGTTTTGCATAAATCATCTATAATACAAGTTGATATACGAGGCTTTATGAATGGTCAAGATAATTATATATTTTTTACCTATGAGAAGTTCCAGTTTTCAGAATCCGGTCTTAACAGGCCTTTCCTCTTTTACTGCCTGCCCAATAATGTCCTGTGTTCCGCATAAAATTAAAAAATCCTTGCCTTCCCGGGACTCTCTGGAATTATCTGACCGTCTCCGAACATATAAAATTTCCCACGTTAAAATAATAGCCATGAACAAAGAACACTCGGAAAGATACAGGGCCCGCGACGGTATTGTGCTCGAAATAGCCCACCACCGCGCGCCCCGTGAAAAGAAGGTACTGATCGTGTGGCCCTGCACAGGAGGAGCCTTTCAGATGTACCGGGCCCCCGTTTCCTCTTTCACCGAAAGGGGTATATCGGTAGTTCTCTTCAACCCACCGGGCCACGGTTCCTCCGGTGGCGAGAGAAACTATAAGGCTGCCATACACTATTTGACCGAATACCTGCATGAACATGTCGATTCCTCCCTTGAACACATCTTCGCGGGACACAGCGGCGGCGCCGGGGCCGTGCTTGTCGCTGCCCCCGATTCGGCAGTGATGAAAAAATTTTTCCTGGTCTCACCGGTCCTTGATTCACGCGAATCCCTGTTTTTCATGTACAGAAAAAACACCATTCATGAATTCAATATGCTTATAGCATCCCTGGCTGTTGACAAAAAGAAAGTTCTGGAAATACTCTCGGTGAGTAAATGGATGGACCCTGTCATTTGGCAGAAGCGGGGCTACCGGGAACTGCTCGATGGCATCTCGGGCGCAAATCTCATCGGAAATTTCCTTGAGAATCTCTTTATACAGGGCTTCAACACCTTTGAAGAACTGAAAAAACACCGGGAACACTGTCGTATCCTTCTTGCCTCAAACGACAACTGGTACTGTCATGAATCAATCGAAGTCCTGGCAGGAGAAAATAATATCCCCATCACTGTCATGAAAAGTGCCCGCGACCACTACTTCACCGGTGCCTGGCCGGAAGTATGGAAATATATCCTTCATGAATCATCACCGCTCTGAAACGAATTAAAAGCCTATTAATTATCTTCGCATTTATACTGCCTCATATCCCTCCTTTTAATGCATTATTAACTTGACAAAATCTCATTTATTTAATTGATTAGTTAATTTATTTGATTAATTACATAAATAGCCTGAATAAATAACCAGAGAGGATGGAACTATGAAAATCGTGTTTGTCATTGACAGTTGGAATGACGGGAATGGCGGTGTTGTTGCCACCAAGAGACTCGCCAGGGAATTACTCAACCGCGGACACAAAATATCCATAGTCGCGACCGGTAATCATACGGGAAACGGGGAGTTTGATTTTTTTGAAATCCCCGGATTTTATCTGCCCGGGATGAAGGAATCCCTTGATAGCATGGGCTTTCTTTTTGGAAAAGCGAAAAAAAAGATTCTCCGCAAAGCCTTTGAAGGGGCCGACCTGATACAGCTTCAGTTTCCCTTTTTCATGTCCCGGAGAACCGTGAAGATTGCCAAAAAAATGGGGATACCGGTCTTCGGTGCGGCTCATGTTCAGCCCCAGAATGTCATCGCTGCACTGGGGAAAGAGAGCGCCATGATGGAATGGATGTTTCATCGACTTTTCAACGCCTGTCTTTTTAAGCAGGTCAAGGTGCTTCATTGCCCCTCGGCATTCGCCGCCGATCTGGTCACCAGTCACGGCAGCCGGGCGCATTGCCGTGTTATCTCCAATGGAATCCCCCGGGAATACACACCCCGGCAGATGGAACGGCCGAAGGGTTTCGGCGACCGTTTTGTCATTGCAAATATCGGTCGCCACGCCCTGGAAAAGCGCCAGGAACTCCTCATCGATGGAGTGCTCAGGTCAAAATATAAAGACAATATCCAACTCCTCCTGTGCGGGAAAGGTGAAGATTCAGAAAAACTCCGGAAGAGAGGGGAAGAACTTCCGGTAAAGCCCTTAATTGAGTACGTATCCCCCGAGGACAAGCTGCTCTACCTGAACACTTCTGACCTGTACCTCCATTCTTCAGTGGTGGAACTGGAAAGCCTGTCATGCCTCGAGGCAATAGGCTGCGGCCTCCCCTGCCTGATCGGCAACTCGCCCTACAGCGCCGCGCCCCAGTTTGCCCTGGATGAACGGTTTATCTTCACCGTGGATGATGCGGAGTCCCTTGCACGCAAAATCGATTACTGGTATGAAAACCGTGCGGAATTGAAAAAACTGAAACAGGCAACTCTCGCCATGGCTGAAAACTACCGCATGGATGCATGCATCGATGAAATGGAGGCACTGTATCACGATGTCGTGACAGGCCGGCTGGAGCATGATAAAACCGCCGGGGTCATATCAGGAAAAATTCTTCATGGCGTACCCAATCCTGATTATAAAGAAAACAAGATTCCCGTAAGCCGCGTATCATGAGGTGAAACCATGAACAAAAGAATACGACCGGAAATCGCCAGAGAACAGATAATACAGGTCAACAACTCAAAAAAAATTGATTTCGACAAACCCTTCAAGTTCATCTACATGGACTGGTGGTATGATATTGTGGTTATTTTCCCCTTTCTCATAAGCTACATGATAACCATCGGCGCGGCTGTTTTTTTCAGCTTCCGTTCATACGGCAGAAAAAACCTGAGGATTCTTCGCAGACAGGGCTGCATTACCATTTCCAATCACTGCCACTATTTTGATACGGTTTTCGCGAACTTTGTTGTGCTGCCCCGGGCCCTGCACACGGCCGTGGCGCAGCGTAACTTCGAGGTCCCCTATGCCCGGCGCCTCCTCCGGTGGCACCGGGCATTCCCCATTCCCGCCAACGGCAGGGGTCTGGCGATGATAAGTGATCCCGTGGGTGAGGCCTTGAAGAGAAAACATCACATTCATTTTCTGCCCGAGGGAGAGCTGGTCATGTACAGCCAGACAATCCACCGCTTCAAGCCCGGCGCCTTCATCCTTTCGTGGCGGCACCAGGCACCCATTATACCCATGGTATACATAATCAAAAGACGTAAATGGCGCGGCAGGGAAATGGGGCCGGCCTGGGTAACAATTAAACAGGTCATCGGTGAGCCGCTGTTCCCGCCTCCACTGACGCCCGACGGTACCGTTCCCACGGCGGAACTGGATGCAATGTCCGACAGGGCAGCGGGATGGATGGAACAGACTATTGCCCTGCATCACCGGGGATAAATGCCCGGCATGCATCAGGTATGCCATATGAGAATAATCGCCAGGTATCAGACATGTTTCGGAAATTTTTATCAGCGTTTTTCGCCTTTCTTCTTTTCAGTTATTGCGTAAGCGGAACCGCACCGGCCTTCGGAGCGGATAATGATTATTTAGAAAGAAAGCACGTTATCCCCGGCACGGCCGATTCAGACCGGCCTTCCGGGTATGACGGGGAAAGATTTTCTCCGGGATATATCACCATCTCGGTTCCGGGAGTGAATATTCCGGCAGTTTACCGGAGCATGCTCATACATGAAGGTAATGCCGCTAACGGAAATGCCGTGAGCACGGCCCCTGTTGAATCAACGGGCATCTTCAAACAGAATATCAGTTTTGAAACACTCGATGAGGAATACGGGGAAAATACTGAAAAGCTGGCAAGGGCCACGCGAAATTATATTGTGGCCGGAAGCATGCTGCTTATCACCGCGCTCTGCTTTGCCCCGCCCGAGTCCACCAAGTGGGACGACAAGGCCGTGCTCAGGGACCCCGGGGGGTTTTATAACAGCAATATCACACGCCCCCCCGTGATGGATATAGACCCCTGGCCCATGAACTACATTGTCCATCCCTACGTCGGTTCGGGATACTACCTGGCAGCCCGTGATACGGGATACACTGTTTTTGAATCATTTATATATTCCACACTCATGTCGACCGTGTACTGGGAATACGGCCTCGAAGCCATTCCGGAAAGGCCATCCATCCAGGATCTCTGGGCCACTCCCGTTATAGGCTCTCTTCTCGGTGAATTATTCAGAATCATGGAAACAGGAATAAAAAACAATGACGGAAGGGTATTGAACTCACAAAATCTGGGTTCACTGTGCCGTGTTTTATTGAATCCCGCCCGTTATATCGGAGAAAAGATGAACGTCTTTTTTGATGACGAAATATTCTCCCAGATACAGGGAAATATGATCTACATTGTCAGGCCGGCACCCGTAACACGGGGGCCTCTGGAGTATTTTATCGGGCTTGAACTATTTCTATCGGCTGAGTTCGGCACGGCAGTGAGATAAAACTTCCCGGGAACAGTCCTCAGTTCAGAATACCACCGCTTCCTTTCTGCATTCCTTCAATGAGTTTTTCAGCCGACATGGTCTCGCGTCGTTTCGGGTCGATAATAACAAGTCCGTGGCTGTAGGAGCGCTCCGTGTAATAGATCGCCGTTCCATGGGCGTCATTCACCTCCTGCGCATTGAAGCGGTGTTCGAAAGAGATGATGAGGTCCGCAAAGGATGAATCATTCGATACAATCCCCCAGGTGCTGATTCCTGCCAGGACAACGGGGATTCCTTCACCGAGAGATGCTTCCTCGAAGACGCGCCGGTACTGGAGATACAGGAGGAGCTGGTGTTTTCGGCTCATCCTTCGCAGAACGGAAGGAAGAGGATTTATGGCAAAACAGTGGAAAAAAGGCCCGGGAGCGCCGCCGTATGAGGCTATGCCTCTCAATGATTTTTTCAGCAAAGCCATGCCGATGATCTGCCTGTCATCATGAGAGACAAGCCGTATGTTGCATATCCCCGGTTCACGCATGACCTCGGGAAACATGGACAGACATATCCCGCCCATGTCACCGTAATAAATATCCACGGGCGATTTGGATGTGTATAAAGAACAGGGGATTCCCGAAGCGCCGCTATCCGCCGGGGTCTCGATGAGTTCACGCCACTTCGCCAGTATGGACGTCATTTTCCCGAAGGACATCATCCTGCTGAAAGCGGCATTGACAGACTCGGCATCGATCTCCTTGACACGGGTAATGATGAAGGGCGCCATGAGGCTCTGCAGGTCCTCACGGAGTGCGCTGCTTTTCTCAAGAATGACTCCAGCCTCGACTGTGAGTTTTGCCGTAAGAACCTCGATGGTGTTAATGATTCTTTCGGCCTGTTCTATGGTAAGCAGCTCGATGGCGACATCTTCACGGAGATACCCAATCCGTTCCTCGACAGCGGGATCGTCACCATATCGCTTCACTATATGCGCAAAGAGTTCCAGGCAAAAATCATCACCCGTTTCCGCCCTCGCCCCGGCCATCATGACGAATATCAGAAACTGTATATCCTCAGAATAATCGGCCATGGCGTCCAGAACGATTTTATACTCATCTCTCTGCCGCGAAAGCGCTGTCATCGACCTTAAGGTTTTGTCGGCCTCTTTCCTTTTTTTATCCCGGGTTCCGGGATCGGTTTCCCCGGCGAGTTCGTCCCGCAGTACGAGTTCACGGTTCTGCAGCTTCTCCAGGGGCTCACGAAGTTTCATGAAGAGCGCATTGATAAAACGAATCATGGAGCCGGGCTGTGCTCCCGGTGCCGCATTGAGGCAGCTCCACGCGGCGGCAAATACTGTGAGGTCCAGACCCTTTCGTATCTCCTGGTTCCTCTTACGGTCCCGCGGGCCTTTTCTCTCCTCCGGCGCCGGCAGGAAAAAATCCCTGCGGACCGGCTGGTAGTCCTTTCCCTCTCCGGACCTGAATCCATCGACCAGGGACAGGAACGATGATGATTTATCCGCGCCATATCTTGCCGATATCCCGGGTATGACTGTTTTCAGCAGGGGCTGGTGGAGTTCCGGCCCCAGACTGTCGAACTGCACGGCTTCGCTTCCGTCCCAGACCCTGTCCAGTCCCCCCGTGACATCATTTTTAAAGCGGTCAATTATGCCGGCCCTGGCTGGGTCCTTCGCGGCGATGGTATTGATGATATGGCCCCATGAAATCATTTTCCGGTCCAGTTTCTCAGACGAGATGTGAGCCTCAGCGGCGATATCTTCAATCGTTATATCATTACGTTTCAGTACAATATCAAGCTGACCCGGATGAATGGTGTATTCCTGGTCCTGCCCGCGGAAGAGTTCCGTGTAGCGGGGATACAACGGGTCTATGCCGCCATGGGCGACAACATAATCGATATATCCCCGCTGCTGGTCCGTGCCTCGCCGGAGCATTTCCCTCGCGTGCCAGACATAGACATGTTTGCCGCCCGTATCCTGAAGGCCCTCGATGAGGAGCGAAATATTTTCGGCAATTCCCGGGTCCCTGGCTGCGGCGAGCCGTCGGGCGAAATAGCCGCAGAGGTAAATGCCGGCCCCGGTATTGAGCAGTGCTATGATGACCTTGATATAGGCCTTCAGCTCGGCGATGAAATCAGCCTTTTGAAAACCCTTGTCCCTGCGCGATCGCACGGATTTCGCAATATCATAGTCATAGAGATTGATATCAACACCGCGCAGGTTGAGATTATACAGCTCCGCCGGAAAGTTCTCCCTGAAGGCCTCCTCGATCTCCGGCAGATGTGTAAGGATGGTGATAATCTGCCGCAGGCTGATGCGTCCCGACATATGATAAAGAAAATTCAGAATATTGGTCTTCATGAACAGAATGGTAAAGGCATTGTCCAGGTTCAGCTTTCTCCACGACTCCCGGTACTCCCGGGAAATTTCACTGTCGCTGAGCTCATGAAGCGGGGCATTGGCCAGGGGCCTCCCGCCGTATTTGACCAGGACAATGTCCCGGCTGAGACGGTTCAGACCGCTGCCCAGGACCGCCCTGTCAAAAGGAGGCCCTTCGCGAAGATGGACCAGTGTCTGGGCGATTATACGCAGGGATTCCAGATGCCGCTCTCTCCATTTTCTCCAGTCCTGATCCCTCATGAGGCGCGGAAGTATGACATACTGCAGGAATGCCGTGGGATTTACTCCCTTACGGGCGATGTCGATGAGCAGTCCTATGATAGGCGTCATGGTCTCCCCCCGGTCCCTGCCGCGGCAGGCAAACCTGAAGAGGACCGCATCAAGTTCTTTTATCCAGGGCATCGGGTTAAGCCAGTAGCGGCTTCCGGAGCGGCAGTAAACGATAAAAAGTCCTTCAATGCCGAGACGGTCCTCGGGCTTTCGCAAAAGGTCCAGCTCTGTTTCGGCAAGAAAGGCGTCGCGCTGTCGGGGAGAGAGCCGCGAGTCCCGCGCCAGGTCCCTGAGGCGCTTCACCTCCCTTGCGGGGGGACCTGTGTCAACGGCAGGTGCTTCATCGGGATAATCTTCTGAATCAGCCGCATCGAGGGTATCGAGGAATTCCAAATCGTCCTCTTCACCGGTATGAGTATTTTTAGAGTTTTCCGCCATAATCTCTTTTATCCCGGAAAAAACGCAGCATTACCGGGACTCCCTGAAGAACATGAAATCGGTTTACTCTAATAGTCAAGGCAAATTATGAGGGAGGTTCACAGTCACCGTTGCATAATTTAACTTGACTGTTCCGGTTTCCTGAAGGCGTCGAGCCCCGAACTGAACATCCCCCCGGCGACAAGCAGGACACCGAGTGTTGCGATAAGAATGAACACTACGAATGACGACTGGCTGTAATCATGTTCGTCGTGGATATACCAGGAATTCATCGTGGGCAGGACCCTGTCGGCGCTGCCTTTCAGCTCCCCGTACCGGGCGAGAATGTAGTCCCAGTCCGGGGTTCCGTCTTTTTTCAACCGGTAGGTGACGGGATGTTTCGCATTGAAGTCCGACATGTCCTTTGCGTGAAGCAGGGTCATCTGCATTGACTCTCTTTCACCGAAATCCTTCACGATTCCCCTCATAGTGATTTTCGTATACGCCGGCGGCTCCCATGAAAGATCGTCCGTTCCGTAATAGATGCAGGCGCTCCGATCGTTGTCGCAGAGCGGAAAAAAATGACGTGTGTCCTTTTCCGGTGTGATGCTGCCCACCCGATCACCCGTCTCCACGATTCTTCGTGCCTGACGGGGCATAAAAGTCCCGGTGAGCGATATGTATCGTTGTGAAGGTTTGTTAGCCGAGACCTCGTCAATTGCAAGCTCTGCGGGTTCCGTCCAGCGGACCAGGTAAAAGGCCCGCACCTGCGGGACCACGACAAAATAGAACCAGAATGCTGCCAGCATTATGCTGCCCGTGATTTTTAATAATGCCACAGCGCTCACTGCTATCCTATCTATTTTTTCTGACATTGATTCTCCGGCGATGCATATGGTGAGTGATATGACAAAAAACAAATCTAAGGGATCACCCTGTAATTGAAAAGGATAAACTGTTTGACATTCAAAAATTTTCTCTGATATCCTTACGCTGATTCACAAGTTCATCTTCACTTGAACAGGTATTATCTATGCGACTGAAAAGAATACTATCCGCCATAATACTCTTGTCCATTATCGTTTTGCCTCTTTATACCGATAAAATTATAGTTTATTACAACAGTTTCACAGCAATAGATCATCAAAAAGCAATAAATAACTATTATCATGACTCCAATATTTCATTAAACGACAAATTTCACATTGCCGTTTCCGAAGACGATATCGTGAAAATGCGAATATTCATAGATCAGGGAGCCGATATCTCCGTCCCCGACAACATGGGAGGCAATGCCCTTCACGTTGCCTCCATGAAAGGTCATCTTGATATTGTGGAATATCTTACAGAAAAAGGCGCGGGAGTAAATATCAGGGATTCCTTTAACCGTACACCTCTCATGCTTGCCGCCCAGTACGGGAAATTCAAGGTGGTAAGACATCTCATCGATAAAGGGGCTGCCATTAATGCGAAAGATGTGTACGGCCACACTGCCCTTTCATCCGCACTGGAGACGGGCGAAAGGGAGATTGCCGCATACCTGGCTAAAAGAGGCGCATTAGGAATAAACAATAAATAGATTGCGGTACTTCCAGGAATTTTCAGTCACCGGAACATTTTTCAATGAAAAAACTGTGTCTCAAAAATCATCTTTCTTTGATTTTTTGTTCTTCTTATCCTGCCTTTTTTCTTTCAGTGACTTGGTCGCAACCTTTTTAACGTCTTTTTTCTCAGATTTTTCTTTTTTTCCCTTCATCATTTCCTTACCTCGCAATGTAAATTTTAAATCCGGCCCGACATTTGAATACAGCTGTTTTATATACCATGCATTTTGAAAATGATACTATAAAATACTCTAAATTTCATGAAAATCAATAAATAGTGAATTATCTGTTAAAAGCGTGCCGTGAGGGATGCGCGGTAGATCATCTCATCGCCCTCGCCGGGAAGAGCATTCAGCGAGAGGACCGGCAATAGCGTCCCGCCCCGCAGTTCATAGCGGCGGAACTCATAGGCCGGATCGGTGAACCAGGCGTGAACCATCTCCAGGATTTTCACCGTACCCAACGCGGAAAGGGCAATGGCAAGCTTTTTGCCGTCGCGGTAATTGTAAGCCGCAAATCCCGCCAGGGGCATCTCAACGGCATAATAGGCCCATCCCATAACGCGATATCCCTTGTACATGAGACCGCCGCCGGGAAAAAGGAGCGAAAAGGCCAGGGCCGTTTCGTCAGGGTACTGGAAGAAGGCCGGCAGGTGCTCCGTGGTGCTGAACTGGTACGCCAGCTGGTCAAAATAGGACACCGTGACAGTCACGGGGAGAGAACACCAGAGGAACATATGCAGGGACTTCATGCTGTCGCTCTTATCGCCGTCCTGCTTCCAGGGGAAAAAATTGCTTTTAAAGCCCGTCATGTATTCCGTGAGCAGCAGGTGATTCAGGAAAAGGGCCGATGAAAGTACGACCCCGGGCAGGTGCGGTTTGGCGTTTTTAAAGCCCAGGTACTCCGTGGCCAGGAATGAGCCGTAACCAGGAACACACACATTGGCACCGGGATTGATGACACAGATACTCTCGATGAATCTCCGCTCCGGGTCACTGCCCTTAAGCAGGGTGTTACCCAGGCCGTACCGGTACAGGGTATTGGCCTCAATGCGTTCATCAAGCCGTTGTATGACCTCGTCAACCCGGGGATACAGGACCAGGGTTACATATTCTCTTTTTTCGTCCATACCCGGGGCCTCGGCCATGGAAATATACCGACCCGCCTGTTTTACCGTCACAGCCCTTCCATCTGCCGTGGAATAACCGCCCGCCGTAAGCCCATGCCACTGGCCCGCGGCCAGGACCAGACTATCTCCTTTTTTTCCCATGA
The window above is part of the Spirochaetae bacterium HGW-Spirochaetae-1 genome. Proteins encoded here:
- a CDS encoding epimerase, giving the protein MKKLVTGATGFMGSSIVRELLRDGEEVKVLVRETSDTRNIDGLDVERAFGDIRDGDSMKKALKGCDTLYYTAAFFAHWVPDKKLPYEVNVEGTKVSMKAALDAGVQKVVYTSTNNTMGAHGPIPVDENAEFNHWKSGDHYSISKYLAEIEARKFVSLGLPIVIVNPTLVIGVRDIKPTPSGQMIIDIATGQMPGYIEGGTNIIDVEDVARGHILAAEKGRVGERYLFGNENLTVSDYFRLIADVAGVQAPRIKIPYHLAVALGYVFELGSFFTKKPPVVTASEVRIGKSQEWYDCSKAVKELGLPQTPIRQSIEKALNWFKEKGYINKL